One genomic window of Procambarus clarkii isolate CNS0578487 unplaced genomic scaffold, FALCON_Pclarkii_2.0 HiC_scaffold_97, whole genome shotgun sequence includes the following:
- the LOC138360142 gene encoding putative DNA repair helicase RadD translates to MLADWLAGKNRRVLVLTHSSDLVKQNHAKYLMTGNDAGIFSAKLGKKNHRHQVIFGGVQSVVRSLEKFDQPFSLIIVDEAHMVGFEGGSYQKVFQHFYAMNPKMRVIGLTATPSRGKYRLVAPDNFFKHTIYRKLTKSLIDEGFLSPIVYGAPSVEEYQLLGVKLNSMGKFNQADIDAATLGQERLTRAICTDIMANMYAQNRQLCMIFAASIQHAEEIVGYLPAGLTEIVTGATSQGDRDDIINAARNGPIQYLVNVGTLTTGVDIPRCDCIALLRATESPALLSQIIGRGLRLSPETGKEDCLLLDYGQNIDRHGEAEDDLFGQLEDMKVKEKSGDMTKVCPECNNESGFFARRCKHNAGWDGEMCGYRFEFKTCPSCDTENDITARYCWHCQHELVDPNDKLSRAASVGSAQNLDELPVIQTVLMPHKKDGKTLLRADYTVQADTKTLVVSEYFHESHESPFVVMKYRQFLKDIGASGTVEDVLEGDNYQGVERVTLKKNGRYYNVAKRHLGQPTPVTVHKKGQFQWT, encoded by the coding sequence ATGCTGGCCGATTGGCTGGCTGGCAAGAATCGGCGTGTGCTGGTGCTGACGCACTCCAGCGACCTGGTGAAGCAGAACCACGCCAAATACCTGATGACCGGCAACGATGCGGGGATTTTTTCCGCCAAGCTGGGCAAGAAAAACCATCGCCACCAAGTCATTTTTGGGGGCGTGCAAAGCGTGGTGCGCAGTCTTGAAAAGTTCGATCAGCCGTTTTCGCTGATTATCGTAGACGAGGCGCATATGGTCGGGTTCGAGGGCGGCAGCTATCAGAAAGTGTTCCAGCACTTCTACGCTATGAACCCGAAAATGCGCGTCATTGGCCTGACCGCCACGCCGTCACGCGGAAAGTATCGGCTAGTCGCTCCTGATAACTTCTTCAAGCACACGATCTATCGCAAGTTGACAAAGTCGCTGATTGACGAAGGGTTCCTATCGCCTATCGTTTACGGTGCGCCCAGCGTTGAAGAGTACCAGCTTCTTGGCGTGAAGCTGAACAGCATGGGCAAGTTCAATCAGGCTGACATTGACGCTGCCACGCTGGGGCAGGAGCGACTTACCCGCGCTATCTGCACCGACATCATGGCCAACATGTATGCGCAGAATCGGCAGCTGTGCATGATCTTTGCCGCGTCCATCCAGCACGCCGAGGAGATTGTCGGCTATCTGCCTGCCGGTCTAACCGAGATCGTGACCGGCGCAACATCGCAAGGCGACCGTGACGACATTATCAACGCTGCCCGCAATGGCCCGATACAGTACCTTGTAAACGTCGGCACGCTAACGACGGGAGTTGACATACCAAGGTGCGATTGCATCGCGCTGCTGCGTGCTACGGAGTCGCCTGCACTGCTATCGCAGATCATTGGCCGTGGTTTGCGGCTGTCGCCAGAAACCGGAAAAGAAGATTGCTTGCTGCTGGATTATGGCCAGAACATTGACCGCCACGGAGAGGCGGAGGACGATCTTTTCGGCCAGCTGGAGGATATGAAGGTCAAAGAGAAGTCGGGCGACATGACCAAGGTATGCCCTGAGTGCAACAACGAATCGGGCTTCTTTGCGCGGCGATGCAAGCACAATGCCGGATGGGATGGCGAGATGTGCGGCTATCGCTTCGAGTTCAAAACATGCCCATCGTGCGACACGGAAAACGATATTACCGCCCGCTACTGCTGGCACTGCCAGCATGAGCTGGTAGACCCAAACGACAAGCTGAGTCGTGCGGCAAGTGTCGGCAGTGCGCAGAACCTGGACGAGCTGCCAGTGATTCAGACAGTGCTCATGCCACACAAGAAAGACGGCAAGACGCTATTGCGTGCTGACTACACCGTGCAAGCCGACACTAAAACGCTTGTCGTGTCGGAGTACTTCCACGAGTCGCATGAATCGCCATTTGTAGTGATGAAGTATCGGCAGTTTCTGAAAGACATAGGCGCATCCGGCACGGTTGAAGATGTGCTAGAAGGCGACAATTACCAAGGCGTTGAGCGCGTCACGCTGAAAAAGAATGGCCGGTACTACAATGTCGCCAAGCGTCATCTAGGCCAGCCAACACCTGTTACAGTACACAAGAAAGGGCAATTCCAATGGACGTAA